TTCATTAAGACACACCACCCTTTGTGAAAAACTATACGCCATTATGAAAGCGGAGATTTATTCGGTGTTCCCGGCTTTCTTGGATATTTCTTCGGTGTTGATTTTACTTTTTCAATGACAATGACTGATCTTTCACTTTCTTCTTCAGGAAGCGTGAATGCGTGCTCCGCTGTCTGCTTACCGCCAAGCAGCTGAATCGCTTTTCCGCTGTCCTGCAGCTCATCAGCAGCACCTGCACCCTTCATCGCCACAAAATGCCCGCCTTGTTTTACAAGCGGCAGACACAGCTCTGACAGTACTGAAAGCCTTGCTACAGCACGGGCTGTCACAAGGTCATACTGCTCACGGTGCTCAGCTTTCTGACCGAATGTCTCAGCACGGTCATGGTAAAAGTGTACGTCTTCAAGCTTCAGTTCATCTGCTAAATGATTTAAAAATGTAATGCGTTTATTGAGTGAATCGACAATTGACACATTTAAATGCGGGAAGCAGATTTTCAGCGGAATACTTGGAAAACCTGCGCCCGCTCCCACATCACAAATGCTCAGCGGCTTTGTGAAGTCAAAATAAAATGCGGCTGTGATTGAGTCATAAAAATGCTTTAAATATACTTCCTCACGTTCTGTGATCGCTGTTAGGTTCATTTTCTCATTCCATTCAACAAGAATTTCATGATACTTTCTGAACTGCTCCAGCTGATCGTCACTTAACGTGATGCCATTTGCTTTTAGCTGTTCGTAAAACTGCTGTTCTGTCATATTGGTCTCCTTTAGCTCATTCAACCGGATACTTTTGCAATTTTACCCTGTTCGATATAGACAAGTAAAATTGAAATATCCGCCGGATTTACACCGGAGATGCGTGATGCCTGGGCAATTGACAGCGGCTGAACCTCGCGCAGCTTCTGTCTCGCTTCTGACGCAAGCCCTGTAATCGCATCATAATCAATGCCTTCTGGAATCTTTTTATTCTCCATCTTTTTCAGCTTATCGACCTGCTGAAGAGATTTTTCGATATAGCCTTCATATTTCACCTGAATCTCGACCTGTTCCTCTACATCAGCAGGAAGTTCAGTCGCTGCAGGTGACAATGCTTTAATATGATTGTACGTGATTTCCGGTCTTCTTAAAAGGTCTGTTCCGCGAATTCCATCTTTTAAAGCAGAGCTCCCCGCTTCTTCAAGCAGTGTCTGAGTCGCTTCATTCGGCTTAATAATAACCTCCTGCAGACGCTTAATTTCTGCATCAATCAACTCTTTTTTCAGATTAAAACGGCTATAGCGCTCATCTGTAATCAGACCAATTTCATGACCCACGTCTGTTAGTCTCAGATCTGCATTATCATGACGCAGAAGCAGACGGTATTCTGCACGAGATGTCAGCAGACGGTAAGGTTCATTCGTCCCTTTTGTTACAAGATCATCAATTAATACGCCGATGTACGCATCAGAGCGGCTTAAAATGACTTCTTCCTTATCAAACGCGCGTCTTGCTGCGTTAATACCAGCCATCAGCCCCTGACCGGCCGCTTCCTCGTAGCCTGACGTTCCGTTGATCTGACCTGCAGTGTACAGGTTGCGGATCTTTTTCGTCTCAAGTGTCGGCCACAGCTGAGTCGGTACCATTGCATCGTACTCAATCGCATAGCCTGAACGCATCATCTGCGCGTTTTCAAGACCTGGAATCGTAGAAAGAATCTGCTGTTGTACGTCTTCAGGAAGACTTGTAGATAGACCCTGTACGTAAACTTCCTTCGTATTACGTCCTTCTGGCTCAAGGAAGATCTGGTGGCGCGGCTTATCGTTAAAGCGCACTACTTTATCTTCAATTGAAGGACAGTAACGCGGGCCTGTACCTTTAATCATACCTGAGTACATTGCAGAACGGTGTAAATTATCGTCGATGATCTGATGTGTTTCTGCATTAGTATACGTCAGCCAGCACGGCAGCTGATCTGTTATAAATTCAGTTGTCTCATAGCTGAAGGCACGCGGCGTTTCATCGCCCGGCTGAATTTCAGTTTTCGTGTAATCAATTGTCGAACTGTTTACACGCGGTGGTGTACCTGTTTTAAAACGAACAACATCAAAGCCAAGATCTCTCATATGATCTGCAAGACCGATTGACGGCTGCTGGTTATTCGGACCACTTGAATATTTCAAGTCGCCGATAATCACTTCACCGCGCAGGAATGTACCTGCTGTGATAATCGTTGTTTTCGCACGGAACGTTGCACCTGTATTTGTGATAACACCATGACACTCACCATCTTCAATAATCAGTTCTTCAACCATGCCCTGAAGAAGCGTCATATTCGGCTCATCTTCAATTGTTTCCTTCATCATTTGCTGGTAAAGCACCTTGTCAGCCTGTGCACGCAGCG
This region of Jeotgalibacillus malaysiensis genomic DNA includes:
- a CDS encoding 16S rRNA methyltransferase, with the protein product MTEQQFYEQLKANGITLSDDQLEQFRKYHEILVEWNEKMNLTAITEREEVYLKHFYDSITAAFYFDFTKPLSICDVGAGAGFPSIPLKICFPHLNVSIVDSLNKRITFLNHLADELKLEDVHFYHDRAETFGQKAEHREQYDLVTARAVARLSVLSELCLPLVKQGGHFVAMKGAGAADELQDSGKAIQLLGGKQTAEHAFTLPEEESERSVIVIEKVKSTPKKYPRKPGTPNKSPLS
- a CDS encoding tRNA uridine 5-carboxymethylaminomethyl modification protein; this encodes MVKKFEAGNYDVIVIGAGHAGVEAGLASARMGAKTLMLTINLDMVAFMPCNPSVGGPAKGIVVREIDALGGQMGRTIDQTHIQMRMLNTGKGPAVRALRAQADKVLYQQMMKETIEDEPNMTLLQGMVEELIIEDGECHGVITNTGATFRAKTTIITAGTFLRGEVIIGDLKYSSGPNNQQPSIGLADHMRDLGFDVVRFKTGTPPRVNSSTIDYTKTEIQPGDETPRAFSYETTEFITDQLPCWLTYTNAETHQIIDDNLHRSAMYSGMIKGTGPRYCPSIEDKVVRFNDKPRHQIFLEPEGRNTKEVYVQGLSTSLPEDVQQQILSTIPGLENAQMMRSGYAIEYDAMVPTQLWPTLETKKIRNLYTAGQINGTSGYEEAAGQGLMAGINAARRAFDKEEVILSRSDAYIGVLIDDLVTKGTNEPYRLLTSRAEYRLLLRHDNADLRLTDVGHEIGLITDERYSRFNLKKELIDAEIKRLQEVIIKPNEATQTLLEEAGSSALKDGIRGTDLLRRPEITYNHIKALSPAATELPADVEEQVEIQVKYEGYIEKSLQQVDKLKKMENKKIPEGIDYDAITGLASEARQKLREVQPLSIAQASRISGVNPADISILLVYIEQGKIAKVSG